A single window of Paenibacillus sp. SYP-B4298 DNA harbors:
- a CDS encoding extracellular solute-binding protein: protein MNKKLGSILLSSAMLMSLLAACSQGNNAPATTSPSNTSTTTGETSAPEAAALSEISLPITTERFTMNYWRANDAKLTASLDNFGDMAAYKKKAELTGIDVKFTHPPLGQQRDQFNLLISTNELPDVIYYNWADAVGGPEKMIEDGRIIRLNELIDQYAPNLKKIIASDPDVKKQIALDDGTIYMFPLLKLDALKLNATSGLIIRKDWLDNLGLQTPTTIDEWYTVLKAFKEKDPNGNGKPDELPFTGNWGPGNLTKLHDFAPAFGVIGGFQMNGDKVEFGPIQPGYRDFLETMATWYKEGLIDPEIMTNDGKAFDYKITNNLAGAYQGGVFSGMGKYFNLMRDTDPNFNVTGAPWPVSPDGTAYATFNMENKVLPFGEAITSSADKDKLKYIVQWMDFNYSPEGSDLFNFGIEHESYVKDGNGVKFIDTIVNNPNGLTYDQALATYALSIMDGPINQDTRYLDALLFDDGQRAANAEWMKASSALTLPTIRMTTDEASASTSIMSQVNTYLNETMTAIISGQKPISEFDKMAETIKSMGIDQAIAIHQAAYDRYKAK, encoded by the coding sequence TTGAACAAGAAACTGGGGTCTATCCTACTGTCTTCGGCAATGCTGATGAGCTTGCTGGCGGCCTGCTCACAGGGTAATAATGCGCCTGCAACCACTTCTCCAAGCAACACATCAACCACGACCGGAGAGACGTCCGCTCCTGAGGCCGCGGCGCTAAGCGAGATTTCATTGCCGATAACCACCGAGCGCTTCACGATGAACTATTGGCGGGCCAATGATGCCAAGCTGACCGCTTCGCTAGATAATTTCGGCGATATGGCTGCCTATAAGAAGAAGGCGGAGCTGACAGGGATCGATGTCAAATTTACGCACCCGCCGCTCGGGCAGCAGCGGGATCAGTTCAACCTGCTGATCTCGACCAACGAGCTGCCCGATGTTATCTATTACAACTGGGCCGATGCAGTCGGCGGGCCGGAGAAGATGATCGAGGATGGACGAATCATTCGGCTGAATGAGCTGATCGACCAGTATGCGCCTAATCTCAAGAAGATTATCGCCTCCGACCCCGATGTCAAAAAGCAGATCGCACTCGATGACGGCACCATCTACATGTTCCCGCTGCTCAAGCTGGATGCGCTCAAGCTCAATGCCACCTCCGGCTTGATCATTCGCAAGGACTGGCTGGATAATCTGGGGCTGCAGACGCCGACAACGATCGATGAATGGTACACCGTGCTGAAGGCATTCAAGGAGAAGGACCCGAACGGCAATGGCAAGCCGGATGAGCTGCCGTTCACGGGCAACTGGGGGCCGGGCAATCTGACGAAGCTGCATGATTTTGCACCGGCCTTCGGGGTGATCGGCGGCTTCCAGATGAACGGAGATAAGGTAGAGTTCGGGCCGATCCAGCCGGGCTACCGTGATTTCCTGGAGACGATGGCTACATGGTATAAGGAAGGGCTGATCGACCCCGAGATTATGACCAATGACGGCAAGGCATTCGACTACAAGATCACCAATAATCTGGCTGGAGCTTACCAAGGCGGCGTGTTCAGCGGCATGGGCAAATATTTCAACCTGATGCGTGATACCGATCCGAACTTCAATGTTACGGGAGCACCATGGCCGGTATCCCCGGATGGCACCGCCTACGCGACATTCAACATGGAGAATAAGGTGCTGCCGTTCGGTGAAGCCATTACATCCTCGGCGGACAAGGACAAATTAAAATATATCGTACAGTGGATGGACTTCAACTATAGCCCGGAGGGCAGCGATCTGTTCAACTTCGGTATTGAGCATGAAAGCTATGTCAAGGACGGGAACGGCGTCAAATTTATAGACACGATCGTGAACAATCCGAACGGATTGACCTATGATCAGGCGCTTGCCACCTATGCGCTGTCGATTATGGATGGGCCGATTAATCAGGATACGCGCTATCTGGATGCGCTGCTGTTCGATGATGGGCAGCGGGCGGCCAATGCGGAGTGGATGAAGGCGAGCTCGGCGCTTACGCTGCCGACGATTCGGATGACGACCGATGAAGCCAGTGCGAGCACCTCGATTATGAGTCAGGTGAATACGTATCTGAATGAGACGATGACAGCGATCATTAGCGGGCAGAAGCCGATCAGCGAATTCGACAAGATGGCAGAGACGATCAAGAGCATGGGCATCGATCAGGCGATAGCGATCCATCAGGCGGCTTACGACCGTTATAAGGCCAAATAA
- a CDS encoding WG repeat-containing protein, whose protein sequence is MKRLVSLLLCTALLGSGLLQLPVAQAQTDYNAYADDLHSIGLLQGTDKGYDLGAVPTRVMGAVMLVRLLGQEKQAQRHSYAHPFTDVPDWASPHIGYMYKHGLTQGVSPTLFGANDQLDANSYTTFALRSLGYDDTKGDFTWSAAIRKGNELGLIDAAEETKIAQSGFLRGNMVRMSRLALDARLKGQTITLQDKLLADGAIPNKLNSSPKLRYDVESGLYGYADSHNAWIIQPRYSAAQPFSEGLAYVVLEDGTYRGYITTDGKPAFATQFGLSSNFQGGKALAHQLSDNLKLALIDRQGKVLQTYPASYQMVQQANGRPYLQEMIKGNLSYYLLDQQYRKYNLTFTGIKMLEGDVAQVTIQSDSKSPHFGLYHFATGKLVTAYEEGGRSYPIVSINFAEGISRATIQKNSREWQVYYNDQLEPIIAQAFHRGEDFNEGVALVGLKEDESLLDKTIRYGYLKKDGTWMSNPRFILAESFSNGLAAVKPEGPWDSFGILKLDGTYQVPPTTLDFVEGTSMTREQYDLVKKEAQLVIRRIIKPDMSDLDKLLAINEYIIEQTEYDDENYSKLIDQVPYTSYSEYGVFGLGIAVCQGYTVATKLLLDMAGVENKKITGSVGSDREGWELHTWNLVQINGKYYHVDTTWNDDLRPNRFLLTSDEHMRTEGNRKWNEAKYPAVPTGYYKDKAQSRIVLPN, encoded by the coding sequence ATGAAACGTTTGGTTTCACTTTTGCTGTGCACAGCTCTGCTTGGTTCTGGACTCTTGCAGTTGCCTGTTGCCCAAGCGCAAACAGACTACAACGCATATGCCGATGACCTGCATTCCATTGGACTCTTGCAAGGTACGGATAAGGGCTATGATCTCGGTGCCGTGCCCACTCGCGTGATGGGTGCCGTCATGCTGGTTCGCTTACTGGGACAGGAGAAGCAAGCGCAGCGTCATTCGTATGCCCATCCCTTTACAGATGTTCCAGACTGGGCCTCTCCTCATATCGGTTACATGTACAAACACGGATTGACACAAGGCGTCTCTCCAACCTTGTTCGGGGCCAACGATCAACTGGATGCAAACAGCTATACTACCTTTGCGTTACGTTCTCTGGGTTATGACGATACCAAAGGAGATTTCACCTGGTCTGCAGCGATTCGCAAAGGAAACGAGCTGGGTCTGATCGATGCTGCGGAGGAAACAAAGATTGCACAGAGCGGCTTCCTGCGCGGAAATATGGTGCGTATGTCCCGACTGGCATTGGATGCTCGCTTGAAGGGGCAGACGATAACTTTGCAAGACAAGCTGCTTGCTGATGGAGCCATCCCAAACAAGCTAAACAGTTCGCCAAAGCTGCGTTATGACGTCGAATCCGGTTTATACGGTTATGCAGACAGCCATAATGCCTGGATCATCCAGCCGCGTTATAGCGCCGCGCAACCCTTCAGCGAGGGACTCGCTTATGTTGTGCTGGAAGACGGTACCTATCGAGGATACATTACGACAGACGGCAAGCCTGCCTTTGCAACTCAATTCGGTCTTAGTTCCAACTTTCAGGGTGGCAAAGCATTGGCACATCAGTTGTCGGATAATTTGAAGCTGGCGTTGATTGACCGGCAAGGTAAAGTACTCCAAACGTATCCCGCATCTTATCAGATGGTGCAGCAAGCTAATGGCAGACCGTACTTGCAGGAAATGATCAAGGGCAATCTAAGTTATTATTTACTGGATCAGCAGTACCGCAAATATAACCTGACCTTTACCGGAATAAAAATGCTGGAAGGCGATGTGGCTCAGGTCACCATCCAATCCGATTCGAAGTCTCCACATTTCGGTCTTTATCATTTTGCAACAGGCAAGCTGGTTACCGCATACGAAGAGGGCGGTCGCTCGTATCCGATAGTAAGCATTAACTTCGCTGAAGGCATCAGTAGAGCGACAATACAAAAAAACAGCAGAGAGTGGCAAGTGTACTATAACGATCAGTTGGAGCCAATTATCGCTCAAGCGTTTCATCGAGGGGAAGACTTCAATGAAGGCGTTGCACTTGTCGGCTTGAAAGAAGACGAATCTTTACTGGACAAAACGATCCGATACGGGTATCTGAAGAAGGATGGCACCTGGATGAGCAATCCGCGGTTCATACTTGCCGAATCGTTCAGCAATGGCTTGGCTGCCGTAAAGCCGGAAGGACCATGGGACTCATTCGGAATTTTAAAGCTGGACGGCACGTATCAAGTACCGCCCACTACCTTGGACTTTGTCGAGGGCACCTCGATGACCCGTGAACAATACGATCTCGTGAAGAAAGAAGCACAGCTTGTCATTCGACGCATAATCAAGCCAGACATGAGCGATTTGGACAAGCTGCTTGCCATTAATGAATATATCATCGAGCAAACGGAGTACGATGATGAAAATTACAGCAAGCTTATTGACCAGGTTCCCTATACTTCTTACAGCGAATACGGCGTTTTCGGACTAGGGATCGCTGTTTGTCAAGGCTATACCGTTGCGACCAAGCTTTTGCTGGATATGGCCGGAGTAGAAAATAAAAAGATTACCGGCTCTGTCGGCAGCGATCGCGAGGGCTGGGAGCTGCATACCTGGAACCTGGTGCAGATTAACGGCAAATATTATCATGTGGATACCACCTGGAACGACGATCTTCGCCCAAACCGCTTTTTGCTTACATCGGATGAGCATATGAGAACCGAGGGAAACCGGAAGTGGAATGAGGCAAAATACCCCGCGGTTCCAACAGGATACTACAAGGACAAGGCTCAGTCCCGGATTGTACTGCCGAATTGA
- a CDS encoding WG repeat-containing protein has translation MSNWKQRLGVVLIAALVLSTSISASAQADREQRFIERMHGFSEGYFVAGVWNKEWTYGYVDQTGKWMIDPQWNYAGSFHDGLAVVGTRTDYKSPMTYGYIRKDGTSLTSIRYTSASDFESGYAVVGIGSASQARQGLLDRNGKEILPPVYDAVSIYTDKDTSKVAISLQRDGKHGLYVPEGNKLFEAEYDQPLNRNLDFVTFTRGQQQGLYFISSGKEMFPIEGTVDLISESTYDADGVAFTLRYVGLIGTMDGKLGMWDMQGHTKLEFVFTKIKPVEGDFLLAELNGKWSIYKTNGTLLIRDQYDSVSAYNWRHLLLVKSNGKVGLLQQDGRYLITPRYDNFYNFSADGVAIVTLAGKQGLIDRTGKEIFPPRYDYINFNDQAADGTPLIRAHRDGRDEFYQMNFKPYTPGGSSALGDFDTIGPFENGIARVEKNGKVGYVDTHYAYIVRPIYDSAYLSDHHGKASSYFTIKNGTKWGMVLLDGTEFAPAFDSPPNVGDRIAVGQINNSYRYRTADNTYLNSDSYVYAEAFNEGKALVAKEHGKYYFIDTSGKKVSPEYKTASSYGDGVAFVSQGTFGSYIDHDGQPVLGEDMKMPRGFAFSNGIAPAQVLVPDKNRYLYGVLKRDGTWLVKPQFDMIVSYGGDKYGYLLDDKEAEITPEGKIIWK, from the coding sequence ATGAGCAACTGGAAGCAGCGGCTTGGTGTTGTGCTGATTGCCGCTCTGGTCCTGTCGACAAGCATCTCAGCATCTGCGCAAGCGGATAGAGAGCAACGTTTCATCGAGAGAATGCATGGATTCAGCGAAGGATATTTTGTCGCAGGCGTCTGGAATAAGGAGTGGACTTACGGTTATGTCGATCAGACTGGAAAATGGATGATCGATCCGCAATGGAATTATGCCGGCTCCTTCCATGACGGGCTAGCTGTAGTAGGGACTCGGACGGATTACAAATCACCCATGACCTACGGGTATATTCGGAAGGACGGCACATCGCTGACCTCCATTCGTTATACTTCCGCGAGCGACTTTGAAAGCGGGTATGCTGTTGTTGGGATCGGAAGCGCTTCCCAGGCACGGCAAGGACTCCTTGATCGCAACGGAAAGGAAATACTGCCTCCTGTTTACGATGCGGTTTCCATCTATACCGATAAAGACACCTCGAAGGTGGCTATTAGCCTACAACGCGACGGCAAACATGGCCTCTATGTACCGGAGGGCAATAAGTTGTTTGAGGCCGAATACGATCAACCCTTGAATCGCAACCTGGATTTCGTCACATTTACTCGAGGGCAACAGCAGGGTCTCTATTTTATCTCCAGTGGTAAAGAAATGTTCCCTATAGAGGGAACAGTCGATCTGATCTCAGAGAGTACCTATGATGCAGACGGGGTTGCCTTTACCCTTCGCTATGTGGGATTGATCGGCACGATGGATGGCAAGCTCGGTATGTGGGATATGCAAGGTCATACTAAGCTGGAATTTGTGTTCACAAAGATTAAACCCGTAGAAGGCGACTTCCTGCTAGCAGAATTGAATGGCAAATGGTCGATTTATAAAACCAACGGGACGCTGCTTATTCGCGACCAATATGATTCCGTTTCCGCTTACAACTGGCGGCATCTGCTGCTTGTGAAGTCCAACGGCAAGGTGGGATTGCTGCAGCAAGACGGCCGCTACCTCATAACGCCACGATACGATAACTTTTATAATTTTAGTGCAGACGGCGTGGCGATTGTTACCCTTGCTGGAAAACAAGGCCTCATTGATCGTACCGGCAAGGAAATATTCCCGCCGCGATACGATTACATTAATTTCAACGATCAAGCCGCAGACGGCACACCGTTGATTAGGGCGCATCGCGACGGTCGCGACGAATTTTACCAAATGAATTTCAAACCGTATACCCCAGGAGGCTCCAGCGCACTCGGCGACTTTGACACGATAGGTCCGTTTGAGAATGGTATTGCGCGTGTGGAAAAGAACGGCAAGGTTGGGTATGTGGATACCCATTACGCCTATATTGTTAGACCAATCTATGACAGCGCCTATTTGTCGGATCATCACGGTAAGGCATCCTCCTATTTCACGATAAAAAACGGTACGAAATGGGGGATGGTTCTCTTGGACGGCACTGAATTTGCACCGGCATTTGATTCTCCGCCGAATGTGGGCGACCGTATTGCCGTAGGGCAGATCAACAACAGCTATCGCTATCGCACAGCGGACAACACCTATCTCAATTCCGATTCCTACGTCTACGCCGAAGCATTCAACGAAGGCAAGGCGCTCGTTGCCAAGGAGCACGGGAAGTACTATTTTATCGATACGAGCGGAAAAAAGGTGAGTCCGGAATACAAAACCGCCAGCTCCTATGGAGACGGTGTCGCATTCGTCAGCCAGGGTACCTTCGGCTCGTATATTGATCATGATGGCCAGCCTGTACTTGGTGAAGACATGAAGATGCCGCGCGGCTTTGCTTTCAGCAACGGAATTGCCCCGGCTCAGGTTCTTGTGCCGGATAAGAACCGTTATTTATACGGTGTATTGAAGCGCGATGGTACATGGTTGGTCAAGCCGCAGTTTGATATGATTGTGTCCTACGGCGGCGATAAGTACGGCTACTTGCTGGACGACAAGGAAGCTGAGATTACGCCGGAAGGCAAGATCATCTGGAAATAG
- a CDS encoding sensor histidine kinase, with protein sequence MTAYRKLSIKMKMFLMIMLMMGLVITLAFSSLYYTYSIYDKQLYDQSSRLLNLSSTTVDMELKRLEAMSLNILSDFEIQQSLKALLRDDTEYSDYIARKKMTDRLWEHISGAARYVQSVHLVDSQGRVSKYGEALSFSEEKYARMIRAAVEGKGAVQWLYPDDSDPMLIMVREVRVYEPLTLEPIGILFLRINIERLVEEYGGIVSQSSDIVLKAGSEVVYPYRQLSKEVADELQPLPGGFGYEILQMDGGAVFLSQRQSAYTGWVYYNMASYHEIFERIVWLKNLLIAVYLVAIVIVLALGMAFARSLTRPIRQLIGQMKEVQYGDLDSMDASLAVPIKQHMDEVGLLQRTYRMMIMRINTLIKENYANQLIIKETEFKALQAQINPHFLYNALDSVHWLAKKNQQEQISSMVVSLGYLLRASISLKQNVIAMAEELEIVKHYITIQTYRFRHRLDFHLDVPEMYYNALIPKLTLQPLLENAIQYGLEPQVEPCLIRIYATPLEGKLAVVVEDHGQGMEEETVRRVLSGEVKTRGTGIGLLNIRDRIRLAFGEEYGVRLESKAGSGTKVTVLLPLPQEGER encoded by the coding sequence ATGACAGCCTATCGCAAATTAAGCATTAAGATGAAGATGTTCCTCATGATTATGCTCATGATGGGCCTGGTCATCACCCTCGCGTTCAGTTCTCTCTACTACACTTATTCGATCTATGACAAGCAGTTGTATGACCAATCCTCCCGACTGCTCAACCTCTCCTCGACAACCGTAGATATGGAATTGAAGCGGCTGGAGGCCATGTCGCTCAACATTCTGTCAGACTTCGAGATTCAGCAGAGCCTCAAGGCGCTGCTGCGGGATGACACGGAGTACTCCGATTACATCGCACGTAAAAAAATGACGGATCGGCTATGGGAGCATATTAGCGGCGCGGCGCGGTATGTTCAGTCCGTCCATCTGGTCGATTCACAGGGGAGAGTGAGTAAATACGGGGAGGCGCTGTCCTTCTCGGAGGAGAAATATGCGCGTATGATCCGTGCCGCAGTCGAGGGTAAAGGGGCTGTGCAATGGCTGTACCCGGACGATAGCGATCCGATGCTCATTATGGTGCGGGAGGTGCGTGTCTACGAGCCGCTGACGCTGGAGCCGATCGGTATTCTGTTCCTGCGGATCAATATCGAGCGTCTCGTGGAGGAATATGGAGGAATCGTCAGCCAGAGCAGTGACATTGTGCTGAAGGCAGGGAGCGAGGTCGTCTACCCGTATCGCCAACTCTCCAAGGAGGTGGCGGATGAACTTCAGCCGCTGCCGGGAGGCTTTGGCTATGAGATTCTTCAGATGGACGGCGGGGCGGTCTTCCTGTCGCAGAGGCAGTCTGCCTATACGGGCTGGGTGTACTACAATATGGCGTCCTATCATGAGATATTCGAGCGTATTGTGTGGCTGAAGAACTTGCTTATTGCTGTCTACCTGGTCGCGATCGTCATCGTATTGGCGCTGGGCATGGCCTTTGCCCGCAGCCTGACACGTCCGATTCGCCAACTGATCGGACAGATGAAGGAGGTGCAGTATGGAGATCTCGACAGTATGGATGCCAGCTTGGCTGTGCCCATCAAGCAGCATATGGACGAGGTTGGGCTGCTGCAACGCACCTATCGGATGATGATTATGCGGATTAATACGCTGATCAAGGAGAATTATGCCAACCAGCTCATCATTAAGGAGACGGAATTCAAGGCGTTGCAGGCGCAGATCAATCCGCATTTTCTGTACAATGCACTGGATTCGGTCCACTGGCTAGCTAAGAAAAATCAGCAGGAGCAGATCTCCAGCATGGTTGTCTCGCTCGGCTATCTGCTGCGCGCCTCGATCAGTCTCAAGCAGAATGTCATTGCGATGGCGGAGGAGCTGGAGATTGTGAAGCATTACATTACGATTCAGACCTATCGCTTCCGGCATCGGCTCGATTTCCATCTTGATGTGCCGGAGATGTATTACAACGCTCTCATTCCGAAGCTGACCTTGCAGCCATTGCTCGAAAATGCGATTCAGTATGGGCTGGAGCCGCAGGTGGAGCCATGTCTGATTCGCATCTATGCGACGCCGCTAGAGGGCAAACTTGCGGTAGTTGTGGAGGATCACGGTCAAGGGATGGAGGAGGAGACGGTGCGCCGGGTGCTGAGCGGAGAGGTGAAGACACGAGGAACGGGCATCGGCCTGCTCAATATCCGTGATCGGATCAGGCTGGCCTTTGGCGAGGAGTACGGGGTACGGCTGGAGAGCAAGGCAGGGAGCGGGACGAAGGTCACTGTGCTGCTGCCGCTGCCGCAGGAGGGCGAACGATGA
- a CDS encoding ABC transporter substrate-binding protein encodes MRRKQWMFGRRYRRYMGLFLTLVWMIPLLGCAARLADGVDKAAVEPITLRIAWWGGDFRNNATIAVIDRYERLYPHVRIEFEYSSFYEYWKRLAPYAAGNALPDIIQMDISYLSQYSSLELLEDLTPYMESGAIDVTDISRQQLDGGRIGGGIYGLSLGTNALLTMYDPQILKAHGIQPPTPSWTWEDFDQMGEQLLDKGVYLGTSFTPEQFFAYYLRQHGAALYAADGAGLGYKDDQLFIDYFGRMQRLARDKLIFAPDIWTSDIGKADADPFYTGDALFSVGYSNQFISTVQRYGKPLAIAPMPGPGSKAGLFMKPGMFFSIAGNSKHKEEAARFISFFVNDLEANVLLKGERGVPVSSRIKEEMMPYIEPELAQVFDYMNWVERNSSPMDPPDPVGASEAAAVLRDLYDLLLFGRMTPQEAAKQFREQAEQILARNAR; translated from the coding sequence ATGAGGAGGAAGCAGTGGATGTTCGGCAGACGATATAGACGATATATGGGTCTCTTCCTGACTCTTGTGTGGATGATCCCCTTGCTTGGCTGTGCTGCGAGGCTAGCTGACGGGGTAGATAAAGCTGCGGTGGAGCCGATTACGCTGCGTATCGCCTGGTGGGGCGGGGACTTCCGCAATAATGCGACGATCGCTGTAATCGATCGGTATGAACGCTTATATCCCCATGTGCGCATCGAATTCGAATATAGCAGCTTCTACGAATATTGGAAGCGGCTTGCGCCTTATGCTGCGGGCAATGCACTGCCTGATATTATCCAGATGGACATCTCCTATCTATCGCAGTACAGCTCGCTGGAGCTGTTGGAGGATCTGACCCCGTATATGGAGAGCGGGGCGATCGATGTCACGGACATTAGCCGCCAGCAGTTGGATGGGGGGCGGATCGGCGGCGGCATCTATGGTCTCAGTCTGGGAACCAATGCGCTGTTGACGATGTATGACCCGCAGATATTGAAGGCACATGGCATACAGCCGCCCACTCCATCCTGGACGTGGGAGGATTTCGATCAGATGGGGGAGCAGCTTCTGGACAAGGGGGTTTACCTCGGCACCTCGTTCACCCCGGAGCAGTTCTTTGCTTACTATCTGAGGCAGCACGGCGCAGCATTGTATGCTGCTGATGGTGCGGGGCTTGGCTACAAGGATGACCAACTGTTCATCGACTATTTTGGCCGAATGCAGCGGCTGGCTCGCGACAAGCTCATCTTCGCGCCGGACATCTGGACATCGGACATTGGCAAGGCGGATGCTGATCCGTTCTATACCGGCGATGCTTTATTCAGCGTAGGGTATTCGAATCAGTTCATCAGCACGGTGCAGCGCTATGGCAAGCCGCTGGCGATTGCCCCGATGCCGGGGCCTGGCAGCAAGGCCGGATTATTCATGAAGCCGGGCATGTTCTTCTCGATTGCGGGCAATTCCAAGCATAAGGAGGAGGCGGCGAGATTTATCAGCTTCTTCGTGAACGACCTGGAGGCCAATGTGCTGCTCAAGGGCGAGCGGGGCGTGCCGGTATCCTCCCGGATCAAGGAGGAGATGATGCCGTATATCGAGCCAGAGCTGGCTCAAGTGTTCGACTACATGAACTGGGTGGAGCGCAACAGCAGCCCGATGGACCCGCCAGACCCGGTAGGCGCATCAGAGGCGGCAGCCGTGCTTCGCGATCTGTACGATCTGCTGCTGTTCGGCAGGATGACGCCGCAGGAGGCAGCGAAGCAGTTCCGGGAGCAAGCGGAGCAGATTCTGGCGCGTAATGCACGCTGA